The proteins below are encoded in one region of Oncorhynchus nerka isolate Pitt River linkage group LG15, Oner_Uvic_2.0, whole genome shotgun sequence:
- the LOC115143167 gene encoding GTP-binding protein Rheb-like: MPQPKYRKIAVIGYRSVGKSSLTIQFVEGQFVDSYDPTIENTFNKMVSVNGQDFNLQLVDTAGQDEYSIFPQSHSMDIHGYVLVYAVTSMKSFEVVQVLHDKLLDMVGKIQVPTVLVGNKKDLHMERVIKPEEGKKLADSWGAAFMESSAKENETAVELFKRIILEMERADGNVASEDKKCAVM, encoded by the exons ATGCCTCAACCAAAATACAGGAAGATTGCTGTGATTGGGTACAGATCTGTAG GAAAGTCTTCTCTCACAATACAGTTCGTGGAAGGACAGTTCGTAGATTCATATGACCCTACCATTGAAAACA CCTTCAACAAAATGGTGTCTGTCAACGGTCAAGACTTCAATCTTCAGTTGGTCGATACTGCGGGTCAG GACGAGTACTCTATTTTCCCTCAGTCTCATTCAATGGACATCCATGGTTATGTCTTGGTCTACGCAGTGACTTCCATGAAAAG TTTTGAAGTTGTTCAGGTTCTTCATGACAAGCTTCTAGATATGGTTGGGAAAATACA GGTGCCAACTGTTCTTGTTGGGAACAAAAAAGATCTCCACATGGAAAG GGTGATCAAGCCAGAAGAAGGGAAGAAGCTGGCCGACTCATGGGGAGCAGCGTTCATGGAGTCTTCTGCCAAGGAGAACGAG ACCGCTGTAGAGTTATTCAAGCGGATCATTCTGGAGATGGAAAGGGCGGATGGGAACGTTGCCTCAGAAGATAAGAAGTGTGCTGTGATGTAA